In Budorcas taxicolor isolate Tak-1 chromosome 16, Takin1.1, whole genome shotgun sequence, the following are encoded in one genomic region:
- the LOC128061286 gene encoding PRAME family member 27-like, with protein MSTWNPPRLLDQAVMSLLRDEALAISALEYLPIELFPQLFMESFYWSCRETLKAMVQAWPFVRLPLGGLMEMPHLGTLQAVLDGLDVLLSQKDQPRRCKLQVLDLRNTGQDFWRMWSGSSVQVSSSSLEEPVAKKRPRTHRTLAPLEVFIELHINGRIMDGFLAYLMRWVEERKASIHLCCKKLKIESMPRDNIMKILSMVQLDCVEEVRVNCTWRLSSLAVFAPLLGQMSNVQRLLLSHTDVFALEDQEEQHVVQITSQFLRLHCLQDLFLVSPFFLEGCLDQMLRCLTNPLDTLGITHCLLTNSDLTHLSQCPNISQLKGLNLSGVTLTYSSPELLPGLLEKVAATLQELYLDQCGIMDSQLEAILPALSHCFQLNFFSIRGNFLSMAVMDKMLRHTSALPSLCQELYPVPQESFSSLGILQLGRLAQCRAELLEILKDLGHPRTIWISSSPCPHCGEDTFNHPEPITYGSNTSA; from the exons ATGAGTACCTGGAATCCACCCAGACTCCTGGACCAAGCAGTGATGAGCCTGCTGAGGGATGAGGCCTTGGCCATTTCTGCTCTGGAGTATCTGCCCATCGAGCTCTTCCCCCAGCTCTTCATGGAATCCTTCTATTGGAGTTGCAGAGAGACACTGAAGGCCATGGTGCAAGCTTGGCCCTTTGTCCGCCTGCCTCTGGGGGGACTGATGGAGATGCCTCACCTGGGAACCTTACAAGCAGTGCTGGATGGACTTGATGTCCTGCTTTCCCAGAAGGATCAACCCAG GAGGTGCAAACTGCAAGTGCTGGATTTAAGAAATACGGGCCAGGACTTCTGGAGAATGTGGTCTGGATCCAGTGTCCAGGTGTCCTCAAGCTCATTAGAAGAACCAGTGGCTAAGAAGAGGCCAAGAACACATCGGACTTTGGCTCCCTTGGAGGTGTTCATAGAACTTCACATCAATGGAAGGATCATGGATGGATTCCTCGCCTACCTCATGAGGTGGGTAGAGGAGAGGAAAGCTTCCATACACCTGTGCTGTAAGAAACTAAAGATAGAGTCAATGCCCAGAGACAATATTATGAAGATCCTGAGTATGGTGCAGCTGGATTGTGTTGAGGAGGTGCGAGTAAATTGTACCTGGCGGCTGTCCAGCCTGGCTGTGTTTGCTCCTCTCCTGGGCCAGATGAGCAATGTGCAGAGACTCCTTCTCTCTCACACGGACGTGTTTGCACTTGAAGATCAGGAGGAGCAGCATGTTGTCCAAATTACTTCTCAGTTCCTCAGGCTGCACTGCCTCCAGGATCTCTTTCTGGTATCTCCCTTCTTCCTGGAAGGATGCCTGGACCAGATGCTCAG GTGCCTGACAAACCCCTTGGACACCCTTGGAATAACTCACTGCCTCCTTACGAATTCAGACTTGACCCATCTTTCCCAGTGTCCGAATATCAGTCAGCTAAAGGGCCTGAATCTGAGTGGTGTCACTCTGACCTACTCTAGTCCTGAGCTCCTTCCAGGTCTGCTGGAGAAAGTTGCAGCCACCCTCCAGGAACTGTACTTAGATCAGTGTGGGATCATGGATTCGCAACTCGAGGCCATCCTTCCTGCCCTGAGCCACTGCTTCCAGCTTAATTTCTTCAGCATACGTGGAAACTTCCTCTCCATGGCCGTCATGGATAAGATGCTTAGACACACCTCGGCGCTGCCCAGTTTATGTCAAGAACTGTACCCTGTCCCTCAGGAGAGTTTCAGCTCTCTGGGAATCCTCCAGCTGGGGAGACTTGCTCAGTGTCGAGCTGAACTGCTCGAGATTCTGAAGGACTTGGGACATCCCAGGACCATCTGGATTAGTTCCAGCCCCTGTCCTCACTGTGGAGAGGACACATTCAATCATCCTGAGCCCATCACATATGGCAGTAACACCTCTGCCTAG